From one Planococcus citri chromosome 3, ihPlaCitr1.1, whole genome shotgun sequence genomic stretch:
- the LOC135841446 gene encoding uncharacterized protein LOC135841446, with protein sequence MSYIAIDTYDADETDPVLKKIEEHETSVKRLIIYGSIIVSPALLGGMGLSYSAIALPQMQLSISDASWFGSMFNFGSPIGSILTGLIIDKFGRRPSIMISVIPSVLGWLLLLLDFQRTITFSGRILTGVNSGCMYISQVYAAECIVVNHPHWRNSLNVWQGIALSLGMILTYALGCLLPYRYVAAAAAVFSFLLLLINYLYIPESPQWLYHKGLIKEAKRSEKLLGIHQPILKDIDSIETPSCSSKTSHFITVIRKLMRKDVYKPLLVMTMLYTMIMFSGAPAFTAYMVDIITVGSETSQPAQEVMPSTRQFPFLRHYIHYFAPTTNDPDYELGLISSILGLIAVFLVSVVVPYGGIKKVYYFSSVGMSVCLCLLSVSLFHFDNQSMQNVLNVLHVISVWCASFFISFGVATIPTSILGELFPHSAKGFACIPSIVFCMCSGIAVKIHPYLLLYCGGVLYVYYAILLLASTVFFALFVPETVGKSLDEIGHFFSGSNGFIQM encoded by the exons ATGAGTTACATTGCAATTGATACTTATGATGCAGACGAGACGGATCCtgtactgaaaaaaatcgaggagCACGAGACCTCTGTTAAAAGATTG ATTATTTATGGCAGCATTATCGTGTCTCCTGCACTTCTCGGCGGTATGGGGTTATCTTATTCTGCAATCGCTTTGCCTCAAATGCAGCTCAGCATCAGTGATGCTTCTTGGTTTG gatCAATGTTCAACTTCGGCTCTCCAATTGGTTCGATATTAACGGGACTAATTATCGATAAATTTGGTAGACGACCATCGATCATGATCAGCGTAATACCAAGTGTGCTCGGTTGGCTACTGCTACTTTTAGATTTCCAACGAACTATTACATTCAGCGGGAGAATTTTAACCGGAGTGAATTCAGGATGCATGTACATAAGTCAGGTGTATGCTGCCGAATGTATCGTAGTAAATCATCCCCATTGGCGTAATTCGTTGAACGTATGGCAAGGGATTGCGCTTTCGTTGGGCATGATTTTAACCTACGCATTAGGTTGTCTCTTACCTTACCGATATGTTGCTGCTGCAGCagcagttttttcttttcttcttttgctGATAAACTATTTGTACATTCCCGAAAGTCCGCAATGGTTGTACCACAAAGGACTCATAAAAGAAGCGAAACGGTCCGAAAAACTATTAGGAATTCATCAGCCAATTTTAAAAGATATCGATTCTATAGAAACGCCATCTTGTTCGAGTAAAACTTCTCATTTTATAACTGTGATTcgaaaattgatgagaaaagaTGTTTACAAGCCATTACTAGTCATGACCATGTTATACACTATGATAATGTTTTCCGGAGCACCGGCGTTTACCGCTTACATGGTAGATATTATTACCGTAGGTTCGGAAACTAGTCAACCAGCTCAGGAAGTTATGCCTAGTACGAGACAGTTTCCATTTTTACGTCATTATATTCATTATTTCGCACCCACTACTAATGACCCCGACTACGAATTAGGGTTAATATCGAGTATTCTCGGACTCATCGCAGTATTCTTAGTTTCAGTTGTGGTACCATACGGAGGTATTAAAAAAGTATACTATTTTTCATCTGTAGGCATGTCCGTATGCTTATGCTTACTCAGCGTTTCACTGTTTCACTTTGATAACCAATCTATGCAgaatgttttaaacgttttgcaCGTTATTTCGGTGTGGTGTGCgtcgtttttcatttctttcgggGTCGCAACAATTCCTACGTCTATACTTGGAGAATTATTTCCTCATAGTGCAAAAGGTTTTGCATGTATTCCTTCGATTGTATTCTGTATGTGTTCAGGCATTGCTGTAAAAATCCATCCGTACTTATTGTTATATTGCGGTGGGGTTTTGTATGTTTATTATGCCATCCTTCTTTTAGCTAGTACGGTATTCTTTGCCTTATTTGTTCCAGAGACTGTTGGCAAATCTTTAGACGAAATTGGTCATTTCTTTTCCGGGTCAAACGGTTTTATACAAATGTAG